One genomic window of Halanaerobiales bacterium includes the following:
- a CDS encoding NCS2 family permease, protein VPGAATAPALIVVGTMMMSNITKLDWDDFTDILPAFVAMIIMPLTYSISNGIALGFIVYPLVKLFTGKGEDVHWLVYVLGLVFVGYFLWL, encoded by the coding sequence AGTGCCTGGAGCCGCTACTGCTCCTGCATTAATTGTTGTAGGGACCATGATGATGTCTAATATCACCAAACTTGATTGGGATGATTTTACAGATATTCTACCGGCATTTGTGGCCATGATAATTATGCCTTTAACTTATTCCATCTCAAATGGAATAGCCCTTGGTTTTATTGTTTATCCTTTAGTTAAATTATTTACTGGTAAAGGCGAAGATGTACACTGGCTTGTATATGTACTTGGTTTAGTATTTGTTGGTTACTTCCTCTGGCTATAA